One genomic region from Yarrowia lipolytica chromosome 1C, complete sequence encodes:
- a CDS encoding uncharacterized protein (Compare to YALI0C02651g, similar to Saccharomyces cerevisiae IOC4 (YMR044W); ancestral locus Anc_2.609, weakly similar to uniprot|O94312 Schizosaccharomyces pombe Hypothetical PWWP domain coiled- coil protein), with protein MADKDKVDAVAPQTNDTDTTPSSSNNTNVDSKGDSSSESRKEKVAADLNDTNSDAKADGKADDTTTETTEAKEEVQANGHEPNGDSNGIDVKDEEKDDKDADDNKEDVVKEMEKKEKEMEEKVDKETEAAGDKVVAEEESGDVEEDADGEDVEEDAEEEAESRDQSVADVTMADTTTDSMDVGDSSAFPPGTIVLAKVKGFPAWPGMVVPEDVLPSSVLNAKPRKNRQMWPVRFFIDTTHTWAYRNDLKPLGVEEAANFLKSASRGRKDKSLHAAYKVASEPPTLDEFVEQVYGDVEEEEEEEEEELEEKPPAKKRKTAAKASTPASKSKTSAVKEAIKEAKKKSGQHASKDHAKDDAKEAAEGKGGAGARGGAKSDSKSASASPALSSKPKSSPAPKRSDKEGKVLVIRHKLQRGLLSGSVPDDSELPGLSQYLTRLEEFEGLETSIIRQTKINKVLKGIVKLDSVPKDEEYGFKERSLKLLTAWNKLE; from the coding sequence ATGgcagacaaggacaaggttGATGCTGTGGCTCCACAGACcaacgacacagacaccactccttccagctccaacaacacaaacGTAGACTCGAAAGGGGACAGCTCGAGTGAGTcgagaaaagaaaaggTGGCAGCTGATTtgaacgacacaaacagcgaCGCAAAGGCTGATGGAAAGGCCGACGACACGACCACAGAGACCACAGAAGCTAAGGAAGAGGTCCAAGCAAACGGTCACGAACCCAACGGTGATTCCAATGGTATTGATGTGAAGGATGAGGAaaaggacgacaaggacgccgacgacaacaaggaggatgTCGTGAAGGaaatggagaagaaggaaaaggaaatggaggagaaggtcgACAAGGAGACTGAGGCTGCCGGCGATAAGGTtgtggccgaggaggaaagtggtgatgtggaAGAGGATGCTGACGGCGAGGATGTGGAAGAGGATGCCGAAGAGGAGGCCGAATCGCGTGACCAGAGTGTTGCTGACGTGACCATGGCCGACACCACCACAGACTCGATGGACGTCGGTGATTCTTCTGCCTTCCCTCCCGGAACAATTGTGCTCGCAAAGGTCAAGGGTTTCCCTGCTTGGCCTGGTATGGTTGTGCCTGAAGACGTGCTACCTTCGTCGGTGCTCAATGCTAAGCCTCGAAAGAACCGACAAATGTGGCCCGTGCGTTTTTTCATCGATACCACTCATACCTGGGCCTACCGAAACGACCTCAAGCCATTgggtgtggaggaggccgcCAACTTCCTCAAGTCTGCCTCTCGGGGACGAAAGGACAAATCTCTCCATGCCGCCTACAAGGTGGCTTCTGAACCTCCTACTCTTGACGAATTTGTCGAGCAGGTGTATGGCGACgtagaggaagaggaagaggaggaagaggaggaactGGAGGAAAAGCCACCAGCAAAGAAGCGAAAGACAGCAGCCAAGGCTTCTACACCGGCCTCCAAAAGCAAGACCTCGGCTGTTAAggaggccatcaaggaggctAAGAAGAAGAGCGGCCAGCATGCTTCCAAGGACCACGCTAAGGACGATGCCAAAGAGGCAGCAGAAGGTAAAGGAGGTGCTGGGGCCAGGGGAGGAGCCAAATCGGATTCCAAGTCTGCGTCTGCGTCTCCTGCTCTATCTTCCAAGCCCAAGTCTTCTCCTGCACCTAAGCGGtccgacaaggagggcaagGTGCTCGTGATTCGGCACAAGCTGCAGCGGGGTCTGCTCTCTGGCAGTGTTCCTGACGATTCTGAGCTTCCCGGACTGTCTCAGTACTTGACACGGTTGGAAGAATTTGAGGGGCTGGAGACGTCGATCATCCGACAGaccaagatcaacaaggtgctcaagggcATTGTGAAGCTGGACTCAGTGCCTAAGGATGAGGAGTACGGCTTCAAGGAGCGATCTCTGAAGCTGTTGACCGCGTGGAACAAGTTGGAGTGA
- a CDS encoding uncharacterized protein (Compare to YALI0C02717g, weakly similar to uniprot|P25037 Saccharomyces cerevisiae YDL122w UBP1 Ubiquitin carboxyl-terminal hydrolase 1) has translation MLTQGMRGYYRGMGGGKNGQVTVGGLENDSAFCFMNSVLQSMASLDRLDEFLGGTQYEGVELDTTTRKRYEESENEDDSDEGAENGPEGPVSEAETEIDQVPDRTQPTVPEGASAVPEAEDDLVEVNAVAEEEEQEEELKQPSALELSSLIPGFPAQPEKADPEEVTEVTETSTTVQNPICPSSLESFHSSTGLGAFSYELKRMFAQLNTLSNRSHTYSGLPITRAMGKSGQRWDGYEQEDAGEFFQQLIDRLENEVKAKAGGADKVEEKTISEDTSALDKWKKKMLIPFDGVQATTIKCLTCGDLGDGIRYNIMGALGLSLPNQTSRFSRSTHTLKECIDMFAEREIIDGVSCERCSLQEYKRQVEDQISKVADTASPLVQLFQTRLDKVDTALSRDTINEEEYNDIFKKNTGGFAKVFVQKSKQTLIGVAPQILCVTINRSQFDMNTGMSFKNSANVRFPSLLCLDEWMDDKSQTKKMYRLKSVVSHYGSHDYGHYIAYRLSRDKWWRISDETVYQTELSYVLSDGSIFMLFYELAAPEEAEELYTQMIEEQKEQQSHGSGAVDSSEEDESDEEDESEADKEEESEDEDME, from the coding sequence ATGTTGACACAGGGAATGAGAGGATACTACCGTGGAATGGGAGGAGGCAAGAACGGTCAGGTGACCGTGGGTGGGCTGGAGAATGACTCGGCCTTTTGTTTCATGAACTCCGTGCTCCAGTCCATGGCTTCTCTTGATCGGCTGGACGAGTTTTTGGGAGGAACTCAGTACGAAGGCGTGGAACTCGATACTACTACCCGCAAGCGGTATGAAGAGAGTGAGAACGAGGATGACAGCGACGAGGGCGCCGAGAACGGGCCTGAGGGTCCTGTTTCTGAGGCTGAGACGGAGATTGACCAGGTCCCTGACCGGACCCAGCCTACTGTGCCTGAAGGAGCTTCTGCAGTCCCTGAAGCTGAAGACGATCTGGTAGAGGTGAATGCTgtggctgaggaggaggaacaggaggaggagctcaaacAACCCTCGGCTCTGGAGCTATCTTCTTTGATTCCCGGTTTCCCCGCCCAACCTGAGAAGGCTGATCCCGAGGAAGTGACCGAGGTAACTGAAACGTCGACTACGGTTCAGAATCCTATCTGTCCGTCGTCGCTCGAGTCATTCCACTCATCCACCGGACTCGGAGCCTTTTCCTACGAGCTCAAACGAATGTTTGCTCAGCTCAACACCCTCTCCAACAGATCGCACACCTACTCGGGTCTGCCCATCACACGAGCCATGGGCAAGAGCGGCCAGCGATGGGACGGATATGAACAGGAGGACGCTGGCGAgtttttccagcagcttaTCGACAGGCTGGAAaacgaggtcaaggccaaggctggaggagcagacaaggttgaggagaagactATCTCTGAAGACACTTCCGCGCTCGACaaatggaagaagaaaatgCTCATTCCGTTCGACGGAGTCCAAGCAACCACCATCAAGTGTCTCACATGTGGAGACCTCGGTGACGGCATTCGATACAACATCATGGGAGCTCTGGGTCTGTCTCTCCCCAACCAGACCTCTCGGTTCTCCCGATCCACTCACACTCTCAAGGAATGCATTGACATGTTTGCTGAGCGGGAGATTATTGATGGTGTGAGCTGTGAACGATGCTCGTTGCAGGAATATAAGAGACAGGTGGAGGACCAAATCAGCAAGGTTGCAGACACAGCATCACCTCTGGTGCAACTGTTTCAGACCAGACTCGATAAGGTCGACACTGctctgtcacgtgacaccattaacgaggaggagtacaaCGATATCTTCAAAAAGAACACCGGCGGCTTTGCCAAGGTGTTTGTTCAAAAGTCCAAGCAGACTCTCATTGGGGTAGCCCCTCAGATTTTGTGTGTGACCATCAACCGGTCGCAGTTTGACATGAACACTGGTATGAGTTTCAAGAACTCGGCTAATGTGCGGTTCCCGTCTCTGCTGTGTCTGGACGAGTGGATGGACGACAAGTCGCAGACCAAAAAGATGTACCGGCTCAAGTCCGTCGTGTCGCACTACGGATCACATGACTACGGACACTACATTGCGTATAGACTGTCTCGAGACAAGTGGTGGCGTATTTCTGACGAGACTGTTTACCAGACCGAGCTCTCATACGTGCTGTCTGATGGTTCCATCTTCATGCTTTTCTACGAACTGGCTGCCCCGGAAGAAGCCGAGGAGCTGTACACTCAGATGAttgaggagcagaaggagcagcagagtcaTGGATCTGGAGCTGTAGATAGCAgtgaggaggacgagagtgatgaggaggacgaaAGTGAGGCCGAcaaagaggaggagagcgaAGACGAAGATATGGAGTAG
- a CDS encoding uncharacterized protein (Compare to YALI0C02761g, weakly similar to uniprot|Q9P7B7 Schizosaccharomyces pombe Hypothetical 35.3 kDa protein) — protein sequence MSSILAAELAKAKAKFEHEKIHGREKKTEKQTTHRVARNRGVEERISRDDNYRVSKSSSQKTGYENMQRKAELYRQFHHGEIEELAGGVMERRMEEEDRDLVSCDSDDPEYESDSSADSSEIEIVDEFGRTRMVPKSKRYLFEARKAVARDGYGSHNTVVTSRDMVEKPANVIYGDIVQTDSFTRNDFVPQENEVSNSHYDSTKEIRNRGVGFMQFSQDAEVRERQQKELKEARAVTQAFIEEKNKEKGIRAGRGDLERFKQRYEARERRVKEFYQGVS from the coding sequence ATGTCGTCCATTCTGGCTGCCGAGCTGGCAAAGGCCAAGGCGAAATTCGAACATGAAAAGATCCATGGAcgggagaagaagactgaGAAACAAACAACCCACCGAGTGGCGCGGAATCGAGGCGTCGAGGAAAGAATATCACGGGACGACAATTATCGTGTGAGCAAATCGTCATCCCAAAAAACAGGTTATGAGAACATGCAACGGAAGGCAGAGCTCTATCGACAGTTCCACCACGGAGAGATCGAAGAACTTGCAGGTGGGGTCATGGAGCGACGcatggaagaagaagacagagATCTTGTATCATGTGACTCTGACGATCCAGAATACGAATCTGATTCTTCCGCTGACTCCTCGGAGATCGAGATTGTGGACGAGTTTGGAAGAACCAGAATGGTGCCGAAAAGCAAACGATACCTGTTTGAGGCAAGGAAAGCGGTGGCACGTGATGGATATGGGTCACACAATACAGTGGTGACATCCCGTGATATGGTTGAGAAACCAGCGAATGTCATTTACGGAGATATTGTTCAGACTGATAGTTTTACTCGGAACGACTTTGTTCCACAGGAGAATGAGGTCTCTAATTCTCACTACGACTCTACAAAAGAGATTAGAAATCGAGGCGTTGGATTCATGCAATTCAGTCAAGATGCTGAGGTGCGTGAGCGTCAGCAGAAGGAGTTGAAGGAGGCAAGAGCTGTTACCCAGGCCTTTATTGAAGAGAAGAATAAAGAGAAGGGGATCCGCGCTGGGCGTGGTGATTTGGAAAGGTTCAAACAGAGGTATGAGGCTAGAGAAAGAAGGGTCAAAGAATTTTATCAGGGTGTTAGTTGA
- a CDS encoding uncharacterized protein (Compare to YALI0C02783g, similar to uniprot|Q86ZH9 Neurospora crassa 64C2. 200 Related to putative tartrate transporter) yields MKKDVEDSALELPTEEFISTDKYGISTDKNTPDVSSEEHITESKDVQSQEVIEKGVMETSIVERANRTAEELFPNINKKKLLLKLDLNIIPILAILYLLSFLDRGNVGNANIEGLSVDLNLKGNEYNMCLTVFFFTYSAFEVPSNMILKKLRPSIWLPAIMVCWGVVMTLMGLVKNYHGLLVCRIFLGFTEAGLYPGVTYYLTLWYCRSEIQFRQAMFFSAASVAGAFSGLLAFAIGKMRGVAGLYGWQWIFILEGIATVVVALVAFFFVHDFPETARFLTEEEREYVMWRLKYDGNEANSGELVEQNDARDWKYVRAAFTDIQVYVHILLYFGIVVPLYGISLFLPSIINGLGFTSAIAQLLTIPIYAVAAIASVTQAWFSDRYGKRSPFVVVNLLLMLLGYLLAYNLSHSSPPGVYVGCYLIALGLYPAFPAIVSWMANNVAGTYKRAVAMALQIGIGNLAGAIASNIYRSKDKPEYRLGHGMEIMFVCIGLAALGVLNYGYHSANKKKAEKLAAGVYDNISGKELSEMGDRSPYFKYRH; encoded by the coding sequence ATGAAAAAAGACGTTGAGGACTCCGCCCTAGAACTACCTACAGAAGAGTTCATCTCAACAGACAAATACGGGATATCAACCGATAAGAACACCCCAGACGTCTCTTCGGAAGAACATATCACCGAATCCAAAGATGTGCAATCGCAAGAAGTGATTGAGAAGGGGGTTATGGAAACCTCCATCGTCGAAAGAGCAAATCGCACAGCCGAGGAACTATTTCcaaacatcaacaagaagaaactGCTATTGAAATTGGACCTCAACATCATCCCCATCCTGGCTATCCTCTACCTGCTCTCTTTCCTGGACAGAGGTAATGTTGGAAATGCCAACATTGAAGGTCTCTCTGTTgacctcaacctcaaagGAAACGAGTACAATATGTGTCTAACagtcttctttttcaccTATTCTGCTTTTGAAGTGCCCTCAAACATGATTCTCAAAAAACTACGCCCATCCATCTGGCTACCGGCTATCATGGTCTGCTGGGGGGTTGTCATGACCCTCATGGGTTTAGTCAAGAATTACCACGGACTTTTGGTGTGTCGAATCTTCCTGGGGTTCACGGAAGCCGGACTATATCCCGGAGTAACGTATTACTTGACACTCTGGTACTGTCGGTCTGAAATCCAGTTCAGACAAGCCATGTTCTTCTCGGCGGCTTCGGTCGCAGGTGCCTTCTCAGGACTGCTAGCTTTTGCAATTGGTAAAATGAGAGGAGTGGCAGGCCTCTACGGCTGGCAGTGGATCTTCATTCTGGAGGGAATCGCCACCGTTGTCGTTGCCCTTGTGGCATTCTTCTTCGTCCACGACTTTCCAGAAACTGCGAGGTTCCTGACAGAAGAGGAAAGAGAGTATGTCATGTGGAGACTCAAGTACGACGGAAATGAAGCCAATTCAGGCGAACTAGTCGAGCAAAACGACGCCAGAGATTGGAAATACGTAAGAGCAGCCTTCACAGATATCCAGGTCTACGTCCACATCTTACTCTACTTTGGAATTGTGGTACCCCTCTACGGCATCTCCCTATTCTTGCCGAGTATCATCAACGGCTTGGGGTTCACATCTGCTATTGCCCAACTGCTAACTATTCCAATATACGCGGTGGCAGCTATAGCATCCGTAACTCAGGCTTGGTTCTCAGATAGATACGGTAAACGATCTCCGTTCGTTGTGGTCAACTTGCTGCTCATGTTACTCGGCTATCTTCTGGCTTACAACCTATCCCATTCAAGCCCTCCAGGTGTCTACGTAGGATGTTACCTCATTGCCCTGGGCCTCTATCCTGCCTTTCCAGCCATCGTCTCTTGGATGGCCAATAATGTGGCAGGCACCTATAAGAGAGCAGTTGCCATGGCATTGCAGATCGGTATAGGTAACCTGGCGGGAGCCATAGCTTCCAACATTTACAGATCCAAAGATAAGCCCGAATACAGACTGGGTCACGGCATGGAAATCATGTTTGTGTGTATTGGCTTAGCAGCCTTGGGAGTCCTCAATTACGGCTACCACTctgccaacaagaagaaggcagaGAAGTTGGCAGCGGGTGTATACGACAACATTAGTGGCAAGGAGCTCTCTGAGATGGGCGATAGGAGTCCTTACTTCAAGTATAGGCATTAG
- a CDS encoding uncharacterized protein (Compare to YALI0C02805g, similar to uniprot|Q9HE38 Neurospora crassa Probable NADPH-dependent beta-ketoacyl reductase (rhlG)), producing the protein MAKNQELFPELPQNAYAATDKIAVVTGGSRGLGLYCAYGLLHGGAKRVYISSRKGDACDEACQRLNSQGFKGKAIALPADVSKHDGVVRLLEGFTEQELKHGAGKVVCDILIANAGATWGAPIENHPESAMSKVLELNVKGVFSTIQLFTPLLEAGGSHADPSRIIIMGSVAGIGIGNTTKGGVYGYLASKAAVHHLGKALAVELGPRNITVNMIAPGFIPTKMAQGVIDAAGDFFVESNPRKRLGTSEDIIGVLMFLVGKAGNYVNGAVIPLDGAAHLGAAL; encoded by the coding sequence ATGGCCAAGAACCAGGAACTTTTCCCAGAACTCCCCCAGAACGCCTATGCTGCCACCGACAAGATCGCTGTCGTCACCGGCGGCTCCAGAGGCCTCGGACTGTACTGTGCCTACGGTCTGCTCCATGGAGGAGCCAAGCGAGTCTATATCTCTTCTCGAAAGGGCGATGCCTGTGACGAGGCGTGCCAGCGATTGAACAGCCAGGGATTCAAGGGCAAGGCAATTGCTCTGCCTGCTGACGTCAGCAAGCACGACGGAGTGGTCCGACTGCTGGAGGGTTTCACCGAGCAGGAGCTCAAGCACGGAGCCGGCAAGGTAGTCTGTGACATTCTCATTGCCAACGCTGGTGCGACCTGGGGAGCTCCCATTGAGAACCACCCCGAGTCCGCCATGTCGAAGGTACTGGAGCTCAACGTCAAGggtgtcttctccaccatccaGCTCTTCACTCCTCTTCTGGAGGCTGGCGGATCGCACGCCGACCCTTCCCGAATCATCATCATGGGCTCCGTTGCCGGTATCGGTATCGgaaacaccaccaagggCGGTGTCTACGGCTACCTGGCCTCCAAGGCCGCCGTCCACCATCTTGGAAAGGCTCTCGCTGTTGAGCTTGGTCCCCGAAACATCACTGTCAACATGATTGCTCCCGGCTTCATCCCCACCAAGATGGCACAAGGGGTTATTGATGCTGCTGGCGACTTCTTCGTCGAGTCCAATCCCCGAAAGCGACTCGGTACCTCTGAGGATATCATTGGTGTGCTCATGTTCCTTGTGGGTAAGGCTGGTAACTACGTTAACGGTGCCGTTATCCCTCTGGACGGTGCTGCCCATCTGGGTGCTGCTCTGTAG
- a CDS encoding uncharacterized protein (Compare to YALI0C02827g, no similarity), with product MYIHNETGCVHVSIQKGDFCIASRKGLEITITPAVALTTDFFELCGYTCTVEETQKNTVLLLKDEKQYGGDFTSCLDSKWMREHVIVAHTMEVTLFCEDDLDSDKANYLLCSMISSLRKTHPLIFCPVQRSLLNGLEVHCKNISESCQLLDINASTEDVWFGVLSRQHQLLLGLSDKAWLGRSVEGVYISSTFRFLKDDSDLTQDESFEMTDYDAYYGSETQKNHEDVLQMWSDRMSQLTISNTSTTDIISNNSPTDILSDASNESMTLLEEWDEGKSLESTDSLIVEQTFDTTVDDIFEDDSCG from the coding sequence ATGTACATCCACAACGAAACAGGATGTGTCCACGTGAGCATCCAGAAGGGAGACTTCTGTATCGCTTCACGAAAGGGACTAGAGATCACCATCACTCCAGCGGTTGCTCTCACCACCGACTTCTTCGAGCTCTGTGGGTACACCTGCACCGTGGAAGAGACCCAGAAGAACACAGTGCTACTCTTGAAAGACGAGAAGCAGTACGGAGGCGATTTCACCAGTTGTCTGGACTCGAAATGGATGCGTGAGCACGTGATTGTGGCCCACACCATGGAGGTGACATTGTTCTGCGAGGATGATCTAGATTCAGACAAGGCCAACTATCTTCTTTGCTCGATGATTTCTTCTCTGCGCAAGACACATCCTCTAATCTTCTGTCCCGTGCAACGGAGTCTCCTTAACGGTCTGGAGGTCCACTGCAAGAACATCTCCGAGAGCTGTCAATTGCTGGATATCAATGCCAGTACGGAGGATGTATGGTTCGGGGTACTTTCCAGACAGCATCAGCTGCTCCTGGGACTGAGTGACAAGGCCTGGCTAGGCCGATCTGTTGAGGGAGTCTACATCTCATCTACATTTCGCTTTCTGAAAGACGACTCTGATTTGACACAAGACGAATCATTTGAGATGACTGACTACGATGCCTATTACGGTTCCGAAACTCAGAAAAACCACGAAGATGTCCTCCAGATGTGGTCAGACCGCATGTCTCAGCTCACCATTTCCAACACCTCAACTACAGATATCATATCCAACAACTCACCTACAGATATCCTCTCGGATGCCTCCAACGAGTCCATGAcgttgctggaggagtgggaTGAGGGCAAAAGTCTCGAGAGTACAGATAGCTTGATTGTCGAGCAAACGTTTGATACCACCGTGGATGATATTTTCGAGGATGACAGCTGTGGCTAG
- a CDS encoding uncharacterized protein (Compare to YALI0C02849g, some similarities with uniprot|P38757 Saccharomyces cerevisiae YHR004c NEM1 required for nuclear morphology, similar to Saccharomyces cerevisiae NEM1 (YHR004C); ancestral locus Anc_2.530), whose protein sequence is MNSLQFLSEQVDKVISRSSKASQRLGDGGEGVARTHSLVDMSKEDTDELDSRKRPLIQRSQTMDAYTGMGPQDSGYDGLFRRPFEDIESLASTIRRIGSFVVGSGGEQPAEQAGAETGASQTTVSEKPLVTTPGTVTPKNSGTPESAGLHTPFSDGEVSFSESEKKFSMKPSSKRDSSQTTTVPPQTSTIYYIITLSFIWDTLRFLYSPSDFLVRVFRNEPDERPRVSPATTAVSRHTSPRLTPETDTEAAPVRDHQSPTSGAVARRKNRKAKFRYPKSLLHPVRANSKTLILDLDETLIHSQSRGKPSMMGHMVEVRLDKRHATLYYVHKRPFCDDFLKLVCKWYNVVVFTASVQEYADPVIDWLEQEQRFFSKRYYRQHCTKVGNGYVKDLTCVDKDLSKLLIIDNSPISYMMHENNAIAIEGWINDPTDVDLLCLLPVLNALRYCIDVRQAITLRLGDGAFE, encoded by the coding sequence atgAACTCACTTCAGTTTCTGTCAGAACAGGTCGACAAGGTGATTTCTCGCTCGTCCAAGGCGTCACAGCGCCTGGGAGACGGAGGCGAAGGGGTGGCTCGAACGCACAGCCTGGTCGACATGTCTAAGGAGGATACAGATGAGCTTGATTCCCGTAAGCGGCCACTGATCCAGCGATCCCAGACCATGGACGCTTACACGGGCATGGGACCGCAGGACTCGGGCTACGACGGACTATTTCGACGCCCGTTCGAGGACATTGAGAGCTTGGCTAGCACGATTCGACGGATCGGAAGCTTCGTGGTAGGTAGTGGAGGAGAGCAACCAGCGGAGCAAGCAGGGGCTGAGACAGGTGCTTCTCAGACCACGGTATCGGAAAAGCCACTGGTAACCACTCCTGGTACAGTGACTCCCAAGAACTCGGGCACTCCTGAAAGTGCTGGTCTTCATACTCCGTTTTCTGACGGAGAGGTTTCCTTCTCTGAATCCGAAAAGAAGTTTTCCATGAAGCCCTCCTCAAAGAGGGATTCATCACAAACCACAACGGTGCCACCACAAACATCTACAATCTACTATATCATCACTTTATCCTTCATCTGGGACACTCTTCGGTTCCTGTATTCTCCAAGTGACTTTCTGGTTCGGGTCTTTCGAAACGAGCCCGATGAGCGACCCCGGGTATCGCCTGCAACCACTGCGGTCTCACGACACACTTCTCCTCGGTTAACACCcgagacagacacagaggCGGCTCCTGTTCGGGACCATCAGAGTCCCACCTCAGGTGCTGTTGCTCGTCGCAAGAACAGAAAAGCCAAGTTCCGATACCCAAAGTCGCTTCTGCATCCAGTGAGAGCAAACAGTAAGACTCTGATCCTGGATCTCGACGAAACCCTCATCCATTCCCAGTCTCGTGGAAAGCCCTCAATGATGGGCCACATGGTTGAAGTACGACTGGACAAGCGACATGCCACCTTGTACTACGTGCACAAGCGCCCATTTTGCGACGACTTTCTCAAGCTCGTGTGCAAGTGGTACAACGTGGTTGTGTTCACGGCATCGGTGCAGGAGTATGCCGACCCTGTGATCGACTggctggagcaggagcagcgaTTCTTTTCCAAGCGGTACTACCGACAGCACTGCACCAAGGTTGGAAACGGATATGTCAAGGATCTAACATGCGTGGACAAGGATCTGAGCAAATTGCTAATTATCGACAACTCACCCATCAGCTACATGATGCATGAAAACAATGCCATTGCCATTGAGGGCTGGATCAACGATCCTACAGACGTGGATTTGCTATGTCTGTTGCCTGTGTTGAATGCCTTGAGGTACTGTATTGATGTCAGACAAGCCATCACTCTGAGATTAGGCGATGGAGCTTTTGAGTAA
- a CDS encoding uncharacterized protein (Compare to YALI0C02871g, similar to Saccharomyces cerevisiae YDR379C-A; ancestral locus Anc_5.454, similar to KLLA0E02574g Kluyveromyces lactis IPF 3681.1), with the protein MARKLSGLQKEVLALYRKCIRAAHTKSPENAPAFEQMARLSFRKYQGLNTKEFTTIEHLLRKGYRSLEIYGDKQVKKCTPVAL; encoded by the exons ATGGCCAGAAAATTGAGTGGTCTTCAAAAAGAGG TCCTCGCCTTGTACCGAAAATGCATCCGAGCAGCTCACACTAAGTCTCCGGAAAATGCCCCTGCGTTTGAACAGATGGCCCGTCTGTCGTTCAGAAAGTACCAGGGACTCAATACCAAGGAGTTCACCACCATCGAGCATCTTCTGCGAAAGGGATACCGATCGCTGGAGATCTATGGCGACAAGCAGGTCAAGAAATGTACCCCTGTTGCCTTGTAA
- a CDS encoding uncharacterized protein (Compare to YALI0C02893g, no similarity), whose amino-acid sequence MLVTTSCGKFQLELYDQDNQAAVLEFESLVDLNQISEKPISKSDKYLGVSVSKSSPPAVDSLKITGAGIVAFLDKQLIISVAPIPELTNASIFGRVSQGLAVVEALIDSSDPVIYSIEADSEGTY is encoded by the coding sequence ATGCTGGTAACGACTTCGTGCGGAAAATTTCAGCTCGAGCTCTACGACCAAGACAACCAGGCTGCCGTGTTGGAATTTGAATCTCTCGTCGATCTCAACCAAATTTCTGAGAAACCCATCTCCAAGTCCGATAAGTATCTGGGTGTTTCTGTTTCCAAGTCCTCGCCTCCTGCTGTTGACAGTCTGAAAATCACTGGAGCTGGAATTGTAGCCTTCCTCGACAAGCAACTGATTATTTCCGTTGCCCCCATCCCCGAACTCACGAACGCGTCCATTTTCGGCCGAGTTTCGCAAGGCCTAGCTGTTGTTGAAGCTCTTATAGACTCCTCCGACCCGGTCATCTACTCCATCGAAGCCGATTCCGAGGGTACTTACTAG